In one Sphingobacterium daejeonense genomic region, the following are encoded:
- a CDS encoding ribonucleotide reductase N-terminal alpha domain-containing protein: MIANEVAKNWILLNNEIMIKHDDEFSLHKDKEAVRAYFLEYVNKNTVFFYTLKEKVDYLIENDYYIDFYQWFTFEQMEEVYNYVFAKKFRFQSFMAAFKFFQSYALRDDSGEKFLERYEDRVVAVALFLAREEGVQKAIEYAEIMINQEYQPATPTFLNAGKKRSGELVSCFLDEIW, translated from the coding sequence ATGATAGCAAACGAGGTAGCGAAAAACTGGATATTGCTTAACAACGAAATCATGATCAAACATGATGACGAGTTCAGCTTGCACAAGGATAAGGAAGCTGTAAGGGCTTATTTCCTTGAATATGTAAACAAGAACACTGTCTTCTTCTACACATTGAAGGAGAAAGTTGACTATTTGATTGAAAACGATTATTACATCGATTTCTATCAATGGTTTACTTTTGAGCAAATGGAAGAGGTATATAACTATGTATTTGCCAAGAAATTCCGTTTCCAATCGTTCATGGCTGCTTTCAAGTTTTTCCAGAGCTACGCATTGCGTGATGACTCTGGCGAGAAATTCTTGGAACGCTATGAAGACCGCGTTGTTGCTGTTGCTTTGTTCTTGGCAAGAGAAGAAGGCGTACAGAAAGCTATCGAATATGCCGAGATCATGATCAATCAAGAATATCAGCCCGCTACCCCGACTTTCTTGAACGCTGGAAAAAAACGTTCCGGTGAATTAGTTTCTTGTTTCTTGGATGAAATTTGGTGA
- a CDS encoding ribonucleoside-diphosphate reductase subunit alpha, producing the protein MKFGDNLNGIGYAVDSAMKLSSIGGGVSFNISKIRARGEAIKGVDGRAGGVLPIMKIMEDTFSYANQLGQRPGAGAVYLNIFHSDIEEFLDCKKINVDEKVRIKSLSIGIIVPDKFMELAEKDEPCYLIYPHTVMQEYGQYLDEIDMDVMYDELITNPNVKKKKINARHLLVKIAQTQKESGYPYIFFKENTNRAHALNGIGKVKFSNLCTEIMQVSEVSDINIYGKEDTIRYGISCNLGSLNIATVMDNKRIKETVKTAMRALTVVSDVTNIEMVPSIAKANRELHSVGLGAMNLHGYLAKSFIMYESTEALDFANIFFMAMNYYSIEASMEIAKERQKTFVGFEKSAYADGTYFDKYILQEYAPKTEKVKELFEGIHIPTVQDWENLKAQVAEHGVYHAYRLAIAPNQSTSYIMNATASVMPIVDIIEVREYGDSTNLLPYAILDK; encoded by the coding sequence ATGAAATTTGGTGATAACTTGAATGGTATTGGCTACGCTGTTGATTCAGCGATGAAGCTATCCTCCATTGGTGGTGGTGTTTCATTCAATATCTCGAAAATCCGTGCTCGTGGTGAAGCAATCAAAGGTGTAGATGGCCGTGCTGGTGGGGTATTGCCCATCATGAAGATCATGGAAGACACATTCTCCTATGCAAATCAATTAGGTCAACGCCCTGGTGCTGGTGCAGTATACTTAAACATTTTCCACTCTGATATCGAAGAATTCTTAGATTGTAAAAAAATCAACGTGGATGAGAAAGTTCGTATCAAATCGTTATCTATCGGTATTATCGTTCCTGATAAATTCATGGAATTGGCAGAGAAAGATGAACCATGTTATTTGATCTACCCTCACACCGTAATGCAAGAGTATGGTCAATACTTGGATGAGATAGACATGGACGTGATGTACGATGAATTGATCACCAACCCGAACGTAAAAAAGAAAAAAATCAATGCCCGTCACCTATTGGTGAAAATCGCTCAAACACAAAAAGAGTCAGGGTATCCTTATATCTTCTTTAAAGAAAATACAAACCGTGCGCATGCATTGAATGGAATAGGTAAAGTAAAATTCTCTAACCTATGTACAGAAATCATGCAAGTATCAGAAGTATCTGACATCAACATTTACGGTAAAGAAGACACTATCCGATACGGTATCTCATGTAACTTAGGTTCATTGAACATCGCAACAGTGATGGACAACAAACGAATCAAAGAAACAGTGAAAACTGCAATGAGAGCCCTTACTGTAGTTTCTGATGTAACGAACATTGAAATGGTTCCTTCTATTGCTAAAGCAAACCGTGAATTACATTCGGTAGGTTTGGGAGCAATGAACTTACATGGTTACTTAGCGAAAAGCTTTATCATGTACGAATCTACTGAGGCATTGGATTTTGCAAACATCTTTTTCATGGCCATGAACTACTATTCAATAGAAGCTTCCATGGAAATTGCAAAAGAACGCCAAAAAACTTTCGTAGGATTCGAAAAATCAGCTTACGCTGATGGAACTTACTTCGACAAGTATATCCTACAAGAATATGCTCCTAAAACTGAAAAAGTAAAGGAACTATTTGAAGGAATCCATATCCCTACTGTTCAAGATTGGGAAAACTTGAAAGCACAAGTAGCTGAGCATGGCGTTTACCATGCATACCGTTTGGCAATTGCTCCAAATCAATCTACTTCTTACATTATGAATGCAACTGCATCTGTAATGCCAATCGTAGACATTATCGAAGTTAGAGAATATGGTGATAGTACAAACCTACTACCCTATGCCATACTTGACAAATGA
- a CDS encoding ribonucleotide-diphosphate reductase subunit beta has translation MSKQFTAVNWNTPDNDYALMFWEQNIRQFWIDTEYIPSKDIDSWKGLSWDMKECYKKALGGLTLLDTLQSHTGMPKIIDHISSLQNKAVLSYMCMMEAIHAKSYSTIFTTVSTTNEINDVFGWVSQK, from the coding sequence ATGAGTAAACAATTTACAGCGGTAAACTGGAACACTCCAGACAACGATTATGCGTTGATGTTCTGGGAACAGAATATCAGACAATTTTGGATCGATACGGAATACATTCCTTCAAAAGATATTGACAGCTGGAAAGGCTTGAGCTGGGACATGAAAGAGTGTTATAAAAAAGCTTTAGGTGGACTGACACTATTGGATACCCTACAAAGCCATACAGGGATGCCAAAGATCATTGACCATATCAGCTCTTTGCAAAACAAAGCAGTTCTTTCATACATGTGTATGATGGAAGCTATCCATGCTAAATCATATTCAACCATCTTTACAACCGTTTCAACTACCAATGAAATCAACGATGTATTTGGATGGGTATCACAAAAATAA
- a CDS encoding ribonucleotide-diphosphate reductase subunit beta, with product MKSTMYLDGYHKNKFLQYKASTIDKYYRAIDKENVSDEELFMALGASVLLESFLFYSGFFLPLWLCGQGQMVASADIIKKIIADESIHGVFVGLIGQEVFARLSNKAEVKQRFLELLNDLYENEIKYTEELYTVVGLNS from the coding sequence ATGAAATCAACGATGTATTTGGATGGGTATCACAAAAATAAATTCCTTCAATACAAAGCTTCTACAATCGATAAGTACTACCGTGCTATTGATAAAGAAAATGTATCTGATGAAGAATTATTCATGGCTTTGGGTGCATCTGTATTGTTAGAGTCATTCTTATTCTATTCTGGATTTTTCTTGCCTTTATGGTTGTGTGGTCAAGGACAAATGGTAGCTTCGGCTGATATTATCAAAAAGATCATTGCAGATGAATCTATCCATGGTGTATTTGTAGGGCTTATCGGCCAAGAAGTGTTTGCTAGACTGTCCAACAAAGCAGAAGTAAAACAACGCTTCCTAGAGCTATTAAATGATCTGTATGAGAATGAAATCAAGTACACAGAAGAATTGTACACTGTGGTTGGTTTAAACAGCTGA
- a CDS encoding RagB/SusD family nutrient uptake outer membrane protein — protein MELKTPVLGTEEYAKQPLVFVNSIRRESEGDKTSQGSMAEGEENSGARFNKYKSGRLSDDNYQENDYIIYRLTEVIFNKAEAIMRKNGGSANQEAVDLINSSRKRSFAAADWEANKYTTAKLTLDELLAERGREFIFEGKRRTDLIRFGKFTTAAWWDHKPTGDPNKELFPIPQQQIAINPNLQQNPGY, from the coding sequence ATGGAACTAAAAACTCCAGTGTTAGGAACAGAAGAATATGCGAAACAACCTTTAGTTTTTGTTAACTCCATCCGTAGAGAAAGTGAAGGTGATAAAACTTCACAAGGATCTATGGCTGAAGGTGAAGAAAACTCAGGTGCTCGCTTTAATAAATACAAATCGGGACGTCTTTCAGATGATAATTACCAAGAGAATGATTATATCATCTATCGTTTGACAGAAGTAATTTTCAATAAAGCAGAAGCCATTATGCGTAAAAACGGTGGCTCAGCGAACCAAGAAGCTGTTGACTTGATCAATTCATCAAGAAAACGCTCGTTTGCAGCTGCTGATTGGGAAGCGAACAAATACACCACAGCAAAATTGACGCTTGATGAACTATTAGCAGAACGTGGTCGAGAGTTTATCTTTGAAGGTAAACGTAGAACAGACCTTATTCGCTTTGGAAAATTCACAACAGCGGCTTGGTGGGATCATAAACCTACCGGAGATCCAAATAAAGAATTGTTCCCAATTCCTCAACAACAGATTGCAATTAATCCAAACCTGCAACAAAACCCAGGATACTAA
- a CDS encoding RagB/SusD family nutrient uptake outer membrane protein produces MKLFNKKAIRFTVATMIATASLSSCTNLDENLYSTLEKDSFYKNKLEVMQAALRPMTHMQAWLAPTGNSGFYYHSELSADQVAWPQKGRHGYDGGDHFRMHYHTWTATENRGKTSWDLMWTGIGYINGAIADIESLDINAIDMTEEERNQVIAQLKVLRAYHYMRAIDLWGNIPISVEVADKPLNPETKPRKEVFEFIKTELEAEVPKLPTLDAKTIGQVNKAAGYAMLSELYLNAQKWAGTPMWDQAIAAADNVIKGTGGGIGGAPKLSADINSIFSNTNSANPESLFQFQFSRKGGFTFDWGGFYMGYDYMKETLDVGYGGWNAFVVIPTAFDAFGAKDLRKKDWFLFGPQYKYGTKNSSVRNRRICETTFSFC; encoded by the coding sequence ATGAAATTATTTAATAAAAAAGCAATACGATTTACAGTAGCAACGATGATTGCTACGGCAAGTCTTTCCAGCTGTACCAATTTGGATGAGAATCTGTACAGCACCTTAGAGAAAGATAGTTTCTATAAGAATAAACTGGAAGTCATGCAGGCTGCCTTGCGCCCAATGACTCATATGCAGGCATGGTTGGCTCCAACTGGTAACTCAGGTTTTTATTATCATTCTGAACTGTCAGCAGACCAGGTTGCTTGGCCTCAAAAAGGACGCCATGGTTATGATGGGGGAGACCACTTCCGCATGCATTACCATACCTGGACAGCTACAGAAAACAGAGGGAAAACTTCTTGGGATTTAATGTGGACTGGTATAGGATATATCAATGGTGCCATTGCAGATATCGAATCCTTGGACATCAATGCTATTGATATGACGGAGGAAGAAAGAAATCAAGTTATTGCCCAGTTAAAGGTACTCCGTGCTTATCATTATATGAGAGCTATAGATCTTTGGGGAAATATTCCGATTTCAGTGGAAGTAGCTGATAAACCTTTAAACCCAGAAACAAAACCTCGAAAAGAAGTTTTTGAATTTATTAAAACAGAATTGGAGGCTGAGGTTCCTAAATTACCTACCCTAGATGCTAAAACAATAGGTCAAGTAAATAAAGCTGCGGGCTATGCTATGCTTTCAGAGCTTTATCTGAACGCTCAGAAATGGGCTGGAACCCCAATGTGGGACCAAGCAATCGCTGCGGCTGATAATGTTATCAAAGGTACTGGTGGTGGTATTGGTGGTGCACCTAAATTGTCAGCCGATATCAATTCCATCTTTAGTAATACGAACAGTGCAAATCCTGAATCTCTATTCCAATTTCAATTTAGTAGAAAAGGTGGTTTCACATTTGACTGGGGTGGTTTCTATATGGGATATGACTATATGAAAGAAACCTTGGACGTTGGGTATGGAGGTTGGAATGCATTTGTAGTAATACCTACCGCATTCGATGCCTTTGGTGCAAAAGATCTTCGTAAAAAAGATTGGTTTCTATTTGGTCCTCAATATAAATATGGAACTAAAAACTCCAGTGTTAGGAACAGAAGAATATGCGAAACAACCTTTAGTTTTTGTTAA
- a CDS encoding SusC/RagA family TonB-linked outer membrane protein, which produces MPNIYSSKMYRKGFVRGSILCFALMACSYGYAASVPYSEETSIERVEFQQTVTGTVKNGATGEALSGVTIRVKGKDAAAQTDDAGNFSIAAENGDVLQVSFIGFTAQEFPVTSATANVVLTPDSESLDEVVVVGYGTQKRKEITSAVASVKEKDFNRGGMRNPMELVQGKVAGLNITRAQGSNPNSGTNIQLRGMASLKGTNSPLVVIDGIPGGSLDLIKQGDIESIDVLKDGSAAAIYGTRGNGGVILVTTKKGKAGKPQFEYLTYGQTEIVNRRPTMLDAAQFREKVVQGMNRPKLDLGATTDLYDELINKDNFSHFHNFIASGGGENSTYRASFNYEQAKGIAKENGRDQFGGRINFTQTGFNDKLTMSANIAANFNKANLLGGKKADDSENVPDFEQAVQRNPTAPIMNPDGTYYQTQEFNNYNPISRFAYRLDDRNQQTFSGDARLKYQIIDELSVSAFGSYVRDNWNGRQYRSRLDWDQRPESNYQGTGYAYKRNELSWTKTFESTIDYNKTFNDNHTITGLLGYSYQYSTLEYFDMSNSGFTTDGFLDWNFGSGTAITNDKLPRPGLNSFKDDNTLVAFFGRVNYNYADKYFLTAILRREGSSRFGANNKWGNFPAVSAGWTITNEDFFTNKEVVNDLKLRVGYGVTGNQGIPNYLSLITLGTGGVYPQDGVYYQTYGVNTNPNPDLKWEQKAETNIGLDFGLFNNRLTGAIDVYQRNTKDLLYQYNAQLPSYVQSSIWYNVGSVVNKGVEIQLTGTPIVKDDFTWQVDFTANYQKK; this is translated from the coding sequence ATGCCAAACATTTACAGTTCAAAAATGTATCGGAAAGGCTTTGTCAGAGGGAGTATTTTATGCTTTGCTCTGATGGCTTGCAGCTATGGATATGCTGCTTCGGTACCTTACTCTGAAGAGACGTCAATTGAGAGGGTTGAGTTTCAGCAAACAGTTACGGGGACGGTGAAAAATGGTGCTACTGGAGAAGCTCTTTCCGGAGTAACCATTCGTGTAAAAGGAAAAGATGCAGCAGCACAAACCGACGATGCTGGTAACTTCAGCATTGCTGCCGAAAATGGGGACGTGCTACAAGTGAGTTTCATCGGTTTTACAGCACAAGAATTCCCGGTAACTTCAGCAACAGCTAATGTGGTTTTGACACCCGATTCAGAATCACTTGATGAGGTCGTAGTTGTAGGATACGGTACGCAAAAGCGTAAAGAAATTACTTCTGCAGTAGCTTCCGTAAAAGAAAAAGATTTCAACCGTGGGGGAATGAGAAACCCAATGGAATTAGTTCAAGGTAAAGTGGCTGGTTTGAATATCACCAGGGCTCAAGGTAGTAACCCAAACTCTGGAACTAATATCCAATTGCGTGGTATGGCTTCTTTAAAAGGAACTAATAGTCCTTTGGTCGTAATCGATGGTATACCAGGTGGTAGCCTAGATCTAATCAAACAAGGTGATATCGAATCGATTGATGTATTGAAGGATGGTTCTGCAGCAGCTATTTATGGTACCCGTGGTAATGGTGGTGTAATTTTGGTAACTACCAAAAAAGGAAAAGCCGGAAAACCACAGTTTGAATATTTAACCTATGGCCAAACAGAGATTGTAAATAGAAGGCCAACAATGTTGGATGCTGCACAATTCCGTGAAAAGGTTGTCCAAGGAATGAACAGACCTAAATTGGATCTTGGAGCAACAACAGATTTGTATGATGAACTAATCAATAAAGATAATTTCTCTCACTTCCATAATTTTATTGCAAGTGGTGGTGGAGAAAACTCGACCTACCGTGCTTCCTTTAATTATGAACAAGCAAAAGGTATAGCTAAAGAAAACGGCAGAGATCAATTTGGTGGTCGTATTAATTTTACACAAACTGGTTTCAATGATAAATTGACCATGTCAGCAAACATTGCTGCAAACTTTAATAAGGCAAATTTATTAGGTGGTAAAAAAGCGGATGATAGTGAGAACGTTCCGGATTTTGAGCAAGCAGTTCAAAGAAATCCAACGGCTCCAATCATGAATCCTGATGGAACCTACTACCAAACTCAAGAATTTAACAACTACAATCCAATCAGTCGTTTTGCTTACCGCTTGGATGATAGAAATCAACAGACTTTCTCCGGTGATGCACGTTTGAAATATCAAATCATCGATGAATTAAGCGTTTCAGCGTTCGGTTCCTACGTACGTGATAACTGGAATGGCCGTCAATACCGTTCAAGGTTAGATTGGGATCAAAGACCTGAATCAAATTATCAAGGTACAGGATATGCCTACAAAAGAAATGAACTGAGCTGGACCAAGACTTTTGAAAGTACCATTGACTACAACAAAACTTTTAATGACAACCATACGATTACAGGATTACTAGGGTATAGTTATCAATACTCAACCTTAGAATATTTTGATATGTCAAATAGTGGTTTTACCACTGATGGATTTTTGGATTGGAATTTTGGATCAGGTACGGCAATCACCAATGATAAATTACCTAGACCAGGGTTGAACTCATTTAAAGATGATAATACATTAGTTGCATTTTTTGGACGTGTAAATTATAACTATGCTGACAAATACTTTTTGACAGCGATTTTACGTCGTGAGGGTTCATCAAGGTTTGGGGCTAATAACAAATGGGGTAACTTCCCAGCGGTTTCTGCAGGTTGGACCATCACCAATGAAGACTTCTTCACCAATAAAGAAGTTGTCAATGATTTAAAACTTCGTGTGGGTTACGGTGTTACTGGTAACCAGGGTATCCCTAACTACCTATCATTAATTACATTGGGAACAGGTGGTGTTTATCCTCAAGATGGTGTTTATTACCAAACATATGGTGTGAATACAAACCCGAACCCTGATTTGAAATGGGAGCAAAAAGCAGAAACAAACATTGGTTTGGACTTTGGCTTGTTCAACAACAGATTAACTGGTGCGATTGACGTTTATCAAAGGAACACCAAAGATTTACTTTATCAATACAACGCACAGTTACCTTCATACGTTCAATCAAGTATTTGGTACAATGTAGGTTCAGTAGTAAACAAAGGGGTTGAAATTCAATTAACAGGTACACCGATTGTTAAGGATGACTTTACTTGGCAAGTTGATTTCACAGCTAACTACCAAAAAAAATAA
- a CDS encoding glycoside hydrolase family 76 protein, with product MKRLFIFIFFCILCTTQLFSQSLKSEKGFADKAKITLDSIYKHFGIKGEKLLRENYPYDESYKASYLAGPEQASKGNAYSYLWPFSGSLSAQVARYEINKDKSILKDIRSTVLPGLQHYYDKRSPYGYASYVSSAPQSDRFYDDNVWLGIDFADLYLNTKDNSFLAKSEEIWKFVESGMDDKLGGGIYWCEQKKESKNTCSNAPAVVYLLKLYQATNKKEYLDKAISLYQWTKENLEDKEDHLYYDNISLSGKVNKTKFPYNSGQMLQSAVLLHKITNEQKYLNDALAIAASGYNYFFHSSENSSKDFKLLKNSDAWFIAVMLRGYVELFHVDKNPLYLNNFIDNLNYAWTDLRDDHGLFQKDWSGQKETKKKWLLDQLAMVEMYARIASVL from the coding sequence ATGAAAAGACTTTTCATCTTTATATTCTTTTGTATTTTATGTACAACTCAGTTATTTTCCCAATCACTAAAATCCGAGAAAGGATTTGCTGACAAGGCAAAAATAACATTGGATTCCATCTATAAACATTTTGGAATCAAGGGAGAGAAGTTGCTACGTGAGAATTATCCCTATGATGAAAGTTACAAAGCCAGTTATTTAGCGGGGCCAGAACAAGCTTCAAAAGGAAATGCTTATTCATACCTATGGCCATTCTCAGGTTCATTATCTGCCCAGGTTGCACGGTACGAAATCAACAAGGATAAATCTATTTTGAAAGATATTAGGTCTACTGTATTGCCTGGCCTCCAACATTATTACGATAAAAGATCTCCATACGGATATGCTTCCTATGTAAGTTCGGCTCCGCAATCTGATCGCTTTTATGATGATAATGTTTGGTTAGGTATAGATTTCGCAGATCTTTATCTAAATACCAAAGACAATTCCTTCTTAGCAAAATCCGAAGAGATATGGAAATTTGTAGAAAGTGGTATGGATGATAAATTAGGTGGTGGCATCTATTGGTGTGAACAGAAAAAAGAATCCAAAAATACTTGTTCCAATGCTCCTGCAGTAGTTTATCTATTGAAGCTCTACCAAGCGACCAACAAAAAAGAATATTTGGACAAAGCTATTTCTCTTTACCAATGGACGAAGGAAAATTTGGAAGACAAAGAAGATCATCTGTATTACGATAATATCAGTTTATCTGGAAAGGTTAACAAAACAAAGTTTCCTTATAACTCGGGTCAAATGTTACAATCTGCAGTTTTGCTGCATAAAATTACTAATGAGCAAAAATACCTAAATGATGCGCTAGCTATTGCTGCATCAGGATATAATTATTTCTTTCATTCTTCTGAAAATTCATCTAAAGATTTCAAGTTGCTGAAGAATTCAGATGCATGGTTTATAGCAGTGATGTTACGGGGATATGTGGAGCTATTTCATGTTGACAAAAATCCACTTTATCTTAATAATTTCATTGATAATCTGAACTATGCGTGGACGGATTTAAGAGATGATCATGGTCTATTTCAAAAGGACTGGTCTGGTCAAAAAGAGACTAAGAAGAAATGGTTACTAGATCAGCTTGCTATGGTTGAGATGTATGCTAGAATAGCTTCGGTTTTGTAA
- a CDS encoding GMC oxidoreductase — protein MANLNIDSEKNRTYDAIVIGSGISGGWSAKELCEKGLQTLVLERGRDVKHIKDYPTTNLYPWEFEHRNELPYAVKQENPIVNRCYAFHEDAAHFFVKDKEHPYVQEKPFDWIRGYQVGGKSLLWARQTQRWSDFDFEGPARDGFAVDWPIRYKDIKPWYDHVERFAGISGNKDGLPELPDGEFLPGYPLNIVEKYFKEQVETKFPGRKVISARCAHLSKPNQIHLDQGRVQCQNRTLCQRGCPFGGYFSSNASTLPWAAKTGNLTMRPNSVVHSVLYDENKGKAVGVKVIDRETKEEIDFYAKVIFINAAALNSTLILLNSKSNRFQNGLGNDSGTLGKYVAFHNYSARISAEYEGFLDYKTDGRNPAGGGYIPRFRNLHKQETDFLRGYAAGFGAYRSSWADESGLGEDLKNSILSPKFGNWGVGSHMMGETIPKESNFVALDATQKDEWGIPLLKISVDYDDNDAKMKKDYLDTMEEMFTQAGFKNIRRNESSQAPGLDIHEMGGARMGLDPKTSVLNSWNQIHACPNVFVTDGASMTSTSTQNPSLTYMAFSARAVDHAVNELKKGNI, from the coding sequence ATGGCAAATTTGAATATTGATTCTGAGAAAAATCGCACGTATGATGCCATTGTCATTGGCTCAGGAATTTCTGGAGGCTGGTCTGCAAAAGAACTCTGTGAAAAAGGATTACAAACGCTCGTTCTTGAACGAGGTAGAGATGTAAAACATATCAAAGATTATCCCACCACCAATCTTTATCCTTGGGAATTTGAACATCGCAATGAATTGCCCTATGCTGTAAAGCAAGAAAATCCTATTGTAAACAGGTGTTATGCTTTCCATGAAGATGCGGCACATTTTTTTGTGAAGGATAAAGAACATCCTTATGTGCAAGAAAAACCATTTGATTGGATCAGAGGCTATCAGGTTGGTGGTAAGTCATTATTGTGGGCAAGACAGACACAACGCTGGTCGGATTTTGATTTTGAAGGACCTGCGCGCGATGGGTTTGCAGTCGATTGGCCCATCCGATATAAAGATATCAAACCGTGGTATGATCACGTTGAACGTTTCGCTGGAATATCAGGCAATAAAGATGGTCTGCCTGAGTTACCTGACGGAGAATTTTTGCCTGGATACCCTTTGAATATTGTCGAGAAATATTTTAAAGAACAAGTGGAAACTAAATTCCCGGGGCGGAAAGTTATCTCGGCGAGATGTGCACATCTTTCAAAACCCAATCAAATCCACTTAGATCAAGGAAGGGTTCAATGTCAAAACAGAACGTTGTGCCAGAGAGGTTGTCCGTTTGGGGGATATTTCAGTTCCAATGCCTCAACTTTGCCATGGGCAGCAAAAACCGGGAATCTAACGATGAGACCGAATTCTGTTGTTCATTCAGTTTTATATGATGAAAACAAAGGGAAAGCAGTGGGTGTGAAAGTAATTGACAGGGAAACTAAAGAAGAAATTGATTTCTATGCTAAGGTTATCTTTATTAATGCTGCAGCATTGAATTCTACCTTAATTCTTTTGAATTCTAAGTCCAATAGGTTTCAAAATGGGCTAGGAAATGATTCTGGCACCTTGGGTAAATATGTTGCTTTCCACAATTATAGCGCAAGGATAAGTGCTGAGTACGAAGGCTTCTTGGATTATAAAACCGATGGTAGAAATCCTGCCGGAGGAGGCTATATTCCAAGATTTAGAAATCTTCATAAACAAGAGACCGATTTCTTGAGAGGTTATGCAGCTGGGTTCGGCGCTTATCGTTCTTCGTGGGCAGATGAATCTGGCTTAGGGGAGGATCTTAAAAATTCTATTCTATCTCCAAAATTTGGAAATTGGGGCGTAGGCTCGCACATGATGGGAGAAACAATTCCTAAGGAGTCAAATTTTGTTGCTCTTGATGCCACTCAAAAAGATGAATGGGGCATACCTCTATTAAAGATTTCGGTGGATTATGACGACAATGATGCCAAGATGAAAAAGGACTATCTGGATACTATGGAAGAGATGTTCACACAGGCTGGATTCAAAAATATCCGTCGAAATGAAAGCTCTCAAGCTCCTGGATTGGATATCCATGAAATGGGAGGGGCAAGAATGGGACTGGACCCAAAAACCTCGGTTCTGAATAGTTGGAATCAAATTCATGCATGTCCTAATGTTTTCGTGACGGATGGAGCAAGTATGACATCCACATCAACTCAAAATCCTTCTTTGACCTATATGGCATTCTCGGCAAGAGCTGTAGACCATGCTGTAAATGAGCTGAAAAAAGGAAATATTTAA
- a CDS encoding gluconate 2-dehydrogenase subunit 3 family protein — MDRRTALKQMFIIAGGMMIATSCDFSSKAPSIQLNNVKLDSDDELFLFELVETIIPKTDSSGAKDLNLHLFVMKMLDDCTSPEDQKKFLEGLKTAEKIKGKSAAEQIAYLKALPQDDVFFNILKRRTIQGYKNSEYVMKNKLVYELVPGRYNGAFKIDG, encoded by the coding sequence ATGGACAGACGGACAGCTTTAAAGCAAATGTTTATAATCGCGGGCGGTATGATGATTGCTACTTCCTGCGATTTTAGTTCAAAAGCACCCAGTATACAATTAAACAACGTTAAACTTGATTCAGATGATGAACTTTTCTTGTTTGAACTTGTCGAAACTATCATTCCCAAAACTGATAGTTCTGGTGCAAAGGACCTGAACCTGCACTTATTTGTGATGAAAATGCTGGATGATTGCACAAGTCCAGAAGATCAGAAGAAATTTCTAGAGGGCCTCAAGACGGCCGAAAAAATAAAAGGAAAATCTGCCGCGGAACAAATTGCTTATTTGAAGGCTCTTCCTCAAGATGATGTTTTCTTTAATATTCTGAAAAGAAGAACAATTCAGGGCTATAAAAACTCTGAATATGTCATGAAGAATAAATTAGTTTATGAATTAGTGCCAGGAAGATACAATGGTGCTTTTAAGATAGATGGATAA